The Stenotrophomonas rhizophila genome has a window encoding:
- the ribA gene encoding GTP cyclohydrolase II RibA, producing MSPTAPAMSPVASSPFGDPAAIRCERAVAELRAGRPVVIDDGHGQRLAFIALDSSTRSSYTAFAGVAAGQHYLFLTATRARVLGVAAEDGARVPLAGVDFDALPSLSYLRDAEPMPAGWSAGQALDEGAVEIARLGLLLPAMVGVLLAPGDARFDSCAQVSLCDLAQGAEQAAHAYELVARSPVPLREVGMTEFAVFRGGVAQRDQVAIIVGNPDLAGVVPVRVHSSCLTGDLFGSLKCDCGDQLRRGLRKLKELGGGVLLYLDQEGRGTGIAAKMRAYGYQHDGLDTIDADAQLGFGADERRYGSAVAMLQGLGVQRVQLLSNNPTKAQRLRHAGIEVVDCVPVTGDITAENEHYLRTKAERAGHLLDVDALIQAAQ from the coding sequence ATGTCCCCCACGGCCCCTGCCATGTCCCCAGTTGCTTCTTCCCCGTTCGGCGATCCGGCCGCGATCCGCTGCGAGCGCGCGGTGGCCGAACTGCGTGCCGGCCGCCCGGTGGTGATCGATGACGGCCACGGCCAGCGCCTGGCTTTCATTGCCCTGGACAGCAGTACGCGCAGCAGCTACACCGCCTTTGCCGGGGTGGCCGCCGGGCAGCATTACCTGTTCCTGACCGCTACCCGCGCGCGGGTGCTGGGGGTGGCCGCCGAAGACGGCGCACGCGTCCCGCTGGCCGGGGTCGACTTCGATGCGCTGCCCTCGCTGAGCTACCTGCGCGATGCCGAGCCGATGCCGGCTGGCTGGTCCGCCGGGCAGGCCCTGGATGAGGGCGCGGTGGAAATCGCCCGGCTGGGCCTGCTGCTGCCGGCCATGGTCGGGGTACTGCTTGCCCCGGGCGATGCCCGCTTCGACAGCTGCGCGCAGGTATCGCTGTGCGACCTGGCCCAGGGCGCCGAGCAGGCCGCCCACGCCTATGAGCTGGTGGCGCGCTCGCCGGTGCCGCTGCGCGAAGTGGGCATGACCGAATTTGCGGTGTTCCGCGGCGGCGTGGCCCAGCGCGACCAGGTGGCGATCATCGTGGGCAACCCCGATCTTGCCGGCGTGGTACCGGTGCGCGTGCATTCCTCGTGCCTGACCGGCGATCTGTTCGGCTCGCTCAAGTGCGACTGCGGCGACCAGCTGCGGCGCGGGCTGCGCAAGCTCAAGGAACTGGGCGGTGGGGTGCTGCTGTACCTGGACCAGGAAGGCCGCGGCACCGGCATTGCCGCCAAGATGCGCGCCTATGGCTACCAGCACGATGGGCTGGATACGATCGATGCCGATGCACAGCTGGGCTTCGGCGCCGACGAGCGCCGCTATGGCAGCGCGGTGGCGATGCTGCAGGGCCTGGGCGTACAGCGCGTACAGCTGCTCAGCAACAACCCGACCAAGGCCCAGCGCCTGCGCCATGCCGGGATCGAGGTGGTGGACTGTGTGCCGGTGACCGGCGACATCACCGCCGAGAACGAGCACTACCTGCGCACCAAGGCCGAACGCGCCGGCCACCTGCTGGATGTGGACGCGCTGATCCAGGCCGCGCAATAG
- a CDS encoding PH domain-containing protein, with product MSDPSPAPLPSPPPLPDQGTWQPLPLRAATIAGVAGAITGAIFIGGVLGTLWVVFDLPMRWIAGPAMLIPGALIGGVFGFRRQRRTWWRLDAQGLGVRRDLMWQLETRVPLSRVQHLDLRRGPIERTARLSTLVVHTAGSRFSAVSLAGLDQADAEHLRDTLGRQLDQDDDAL from the coding sequence TTGTCCGACCCGTCCCCTGCCCCGTTGCCGTCCCCGCCCCCCCTGCCCGACCAGGGCACGTGGCAGCCGCTGCCGCTGCGCGCGGCCACCATCGCCGGCGTGGCCGGTGCCATCACCGGTGCAATCTTCATCGGGGGCGTGCTCGGCACGCTGTGGGTGGTCTTCGACCTGCCGATGCGCTGGATCGCGGGACCGGCCATGCTGATTCCCGGCGCGCTGATCGGCGGCGTCTTCGGCTTCCGCCGGCAGCGCCGCACGTGGTGGCGGCTGGATGCGCAGGGGCTGGGCGTGCGCCGTGACCTGATGTGGCAGCTGGAGACCCGGGTGCCGCTGTCGCGCGTGCAGCACCTGGACCTGCGCCGTGGCCCGATCGAACGCACCGCGCGGCTGTCCACCCTGGTGGTGCATACCGCCGGCAGCCGTTTCAGTGCGGTGTCGCTGGCCGGGCTGGACCAGGCCGATGCCGAGCACCTGCGCGATACGCTGGGGCGCCAGCTGGACCAGGACGACGACGCCCTGTGA
- a CDS encoding PH domain-containing protein, with translation MSTPLADDGAPDQRLHPWSWLFVLLMQLRQFLLPLVALVVFGGRGDSDQEEMWSNLAALVVIVVLVAVSILQYLTFHYRIGRDAISVRSGVISRNRREIPFARIHNVVVHQNPLHRLFGVAELRLESAGGNRPEAEMRVLKLDQALALEQLVRQRGQQQVASGDTTAVQTPDVPAEDVLLQLGTADVVRVGLLSNRGWVVVLAAIGASYQLFPRGAVDDAIEHGGRQAFGYASSLHPATWVWVVAALVMVIGFWALLRVFSVAVALLRYHGFRLTEHERRLTVASGLLTRMRTSVARRRIQAWTLRETALQRWFNRRHLRIDIAAGVSTDGERRDLRELAPLATPEACNTLVQHLLPQLQWPPAQWRPVPLRGWWRLCLPALVIVPLLAAGAVWEVGPWGALVLAWLPWSALRAHRTMAHMGWHLDARYVAVRGGWWQRWWRFAELDKLQALRLGRSPLDRWLGTSSVWLDTAGASGSIALCLRYLPEAEARAVFEQLNAAFVKRRPYR, from the coding sequence GTGAGCACACCCCTGGCTGACGACGGCGCCCCCGACCAGCGCCTGCATCCATGGTCGTGGCTGTTCGTGCTGCTGATGCAGCTGCGCCAGTTCCTGCTGCCGCTGGTAGCGCTGGTGGTGTTCGGTGGCCGCGGCGACAGTGACCAGGAGGAGATGTGGTCGAACCTGGCCGCGCTGGTGGTGATCGTGGTGCTGGTGGCCGTTTCCATCCTGCAGTACCTCACCTTCCATTACCGGATCGGCCGCGATGCGATCAGCGTGCGCAGCGGGGTGATTTCACGCAACCGGCGCGAGATTCCCTTCGCACGCATCCACAACGTGGTGGTGCACCAGAATCCGTTGCACCGGCTGTTCGGCGTGGCCGAACTGCGCCTGGAATCGGCCGGCGGGAATCGGCCGGAAGCGGAAATGCGCGTGCTCAAGCTGGACCAGGCGCTGGCGCTGGAGCAGCTGGTGCGCCAGCGCGGGCAGCAGCAGGTGGCCAGCGGGGATACGACGGCGGTGCAAACCCCCGACGTCCCGGCCGAAGATGTCCTGCTGCAGCTGGGTACCGCCGATGTGGTGCGCGTCGGGCTGTTGTCCAATCGCGGCTGGGTGGTGGTGCTGGCCGCTATCGGTGCGTCGTACCAGCTGTTCCCGCGCGGCGCGGTCGACGACGCCATTGAACACGGTGGCCGCCAGGCGTTCGGCTATGCCAGCTCCTTGCACCCGGCCACCTGGGTCTGGGTGGTGGCGGCACTGGTAATGGTGATCGGCTTCTGGGCACTGCTGCGGGTGTTCTCCGTGGCAGTGGCGCTGCTGCGCTATCACGGCTTCCGGCTGACCGAACACGAGCGCCGCCTCACCGTGGCCAGCGGCCTGCTCACGCGTATGCGCACCAGTGTGGCGCGCCGGCGGATCCAGGCCTGGACGCTGCGCGAAACCGCGCTGCAGCGCTGGTTCAATCGCCGCCACCTGCGCATCGATATCGCCGCAGGTGTATCCACCGATGGCGAACGCCGCGACCTGCGCGAACTGGCGCCGCTGGCTACGCCCGAGGCCTGCAACACGCTGGTGCAGCACCTTCTGCCGCAGCTGCAGTGGCCACCGGCGCAGTGGCGGCCGGTGCCGCTGCGCGGCTGGTGGCGGTTGTGCCTGCCGGCGCTGGTGATCGTGCCGCTGCTGGCTGCCGGTGCCGTGTGGGAAGTGGGGCCGTGGGGCGCGCTGGTGCTGGCGTGGCTGCCGTGGTCGGCGCTGCGCGCACATCGCACCATGGCGCATATGGGCTGGCACCTGGATGCGCGTTACGTGGCCGTGCGCGGTGGCTGGTGGCAGCGCTGGTGGCGGTTTGCCGAGCTGGACAAGCTGCAGGCGCTGCGGCTGGGCCGCTCGCCGCTGGACCGGTGGCTGGGCACGTCCAGCGTATGGCTGGATACGGCGGGGGCAAGCGGCAGCATCGCGTTGTGCCTGCGGTATCTGCCGGAAGCCGAGGCGCGGGCGGTGTTTGAACAGCTCAATGCTGCGTTCGTGAAGCGCCGCCCGTATCGGTAA
- a CDS encoding CDP-glycerol glycerophosphotransferase family protein — protein sequence MMAEYLLFATERYALPILAPLAQALHASGQPVSAWFADGAAGASLPGVPNVGLQQALALRPRAVFSAANWVPPFIAGAKVQVFHGFNVQKRDSARGHFRVRGLFDLYCTQGPATTTPFRELAAREGHFAVAETGWPKLDPLFLDDGGASAALRAPAQGRPVILFGSTFTERLSAAPHLYEQIAGDIARGGHYWLLTLHPKCPPELFARYRALAGANAAFIEPEQVMAAQRAADVLVSDTSSIVSEFVVQHKPVVTFRNRVPQPHMIDFDDPAQLPAMLARALHPEPALMAEIRRYADDIHPWRDGRSSERVIAATEDFLAGEMGILKRKPFGAWTRGLQIRKDLGYWGPSKR from the coding sequence ATGATGGCCGAGTACCTGCTGTTTGCGACGGAACGCTATGCGTTGCCTATTCTCGCCCCGTTGGCCCAGGCGTTGCACGCCTCCGGTCAACCGGTGTCGGCGTGGTTTGCCGACGGAGCGGCCGGGGCCAGCCTGCCAGGCGTGCCCAACGTTGGCCTGCAGCAGGCGCTGGCGCTGCGCCCGCGCGCGGTGTTCAGCGCGGCCAACTGGGTGCCGCCGTTCATTGCCGGGGCCAAGGTGCAGGTCTTCCATGGCTTCAACGTGCAGAAGCGCGACAGTGCCCGTGGCCACTTCCGCGTACGCGGGCTGTTCGACCTGTACTGCACCCAGGGCCCGGCCACCACCACCCCGTTCCGTGAGCTGGCCGCACGTGAGGGCCACTTCGCGGTAGCCGAGACCGGCTGGCCCAAGCTCGACCCGCTGTTCCTGGACGACGGCGGCGCCAGTGCGGCGCTGCGCGCGCCCGCGCAGGGGCGGCCGGTGATCCTGTTCGGCTCCACATTCACCGAGCGCCTCAGTGCGGCCCCGCACCTCTACGAGCAGATCGCCGGGGACATCGCACGGGGCGGCCACTACTGGCTGCTGACCCTGCACCCCAAGTGCCCGCCGGAGTTGTTCGCGCGCTACCGCGCACTGGCCGGCGCCAACGCCGCCTTCATCGAACCGGAACAGGTGATGGCCGCGCAGCGCGCCGCCGATGTGCTGGTGTCGGACACCTCCTCGATCGTCTCCGAGTTCGTGGTGCAGCACAAACCCGTGGTGACCTTCCGCAACCGCGTCCCGCAGCCGCACATGATCGATTTCGACGATCCGGCCCAGCTGCCGGCGATGCTGGCACGCGCGCTGCACCCGGAGCCGGCGTTGATGGCGGAGATCCGCCGCTACGCCGACGACATCCACCCGTGGCGAGACGGCCGCTCCAGCGAGCGCGTAATCGCCGCCACCGAGGATTTCCTGGCAGGCGAGATGGGTATCCTGAAGCGCAAGCCGTTCGGCGCGTGGACGCGCGGCCTGCAGATCCGCAAGGACCTGGGCTATTGGGGCCCATCAAAGCGATAA
- a CDS encoding glycosyltransferase family 2 protein, whose translation MSSTTAPVERPRISACIIAFNEADRIGDCLASLAFCDEVIVVDSYSTDATVAIATAAGARVLQRPFDGFRSQKAFCVAQATHDWVLCLDADERISDDLRAAILAAQAVGFTGHHGYRFARLSEYFGKFLRHGNAYPDRVLRLFDRRHGGWRGKREIHEAASVDGSVGTLRGDLIHYPYRSLEQQLAKTQRYARMMAEHEFARGKRATLAKLVLAPAWRFWRGLLLRGGFRDGWHGLVYAYVRANYVRQKTIMLWMLQHGQPVSDPPRDVGDTP comes from the coding sequence ATGTCCTCCACGACCGCTCCCGTTGAACGGCCTCGCATCTCGGCCTGCATTATCGCGTTCAATGAAGCCGACCGCATCGGCGACTGCCTGGCCTCGCTGGCCTTCTGCGATGAGGTCATCGTGGTGGACTCGTACTCCACCGATGCCACGGTGGCCATCGCCACGGCCGCCGGGGCGCGGGTGCTGCAACGCCCGTTCGACGGCTTCCGCAGCCAGAAGGCATTCTGCGTGGCGCAGGCCACGCACGACTGGGTGCTGTGCCTGGATGCCGACGAACGCATCAGCGACGACCTGCGCGCAGCGATCCTCGCCGCCCAGGCGGTGGGCTTCACCGGCCACCATGGCTATCGCTTTGCCCGGCTTTCCGAGTACTTCGGCAAGTTCCTGCGCCATGGCAATGCCTACCCGGACCGGGTGCTGCGGCTGTTCGACCGCCGCCACGGCGGCTGGCGCGGCAAGCGCGAGATCCACGAAGCAGCCAGTGTCGATGGCAGCGTGGGCACCCTGCGCGGCGACCTCATCCACTACCCCTACCGCTCACTGGAACAGCAGCTGGCCAAGACCCAGCGCTATGCGCGGATGATGGCCGAGCACGAGTTCGCGCGCGGCAAGCGCGCCACGCTGGCCAAGCTGGTGCTGGCCCCGGCGTGGCGGTTCTGGCGGGGGTTGCTGCTGCGCGGCGGTTTCCGCGATGGCTGGCATGGCCTGGTGTATGCCTACGTGCGCGCCAACTACGTGCGGCAGAAGACCATCATGCTGTGGATGCTGCAGCACGGGCAGCCGGTCAGCGATCCGCCACGGGACGTTGGCGACACTCCCTGA
- a CDS encoding glycosyltransferase: MKILYTNFHAGDGGGHTTYLASLARALSPRHQLFMAAPGGSRILRVVRQERIAEPVEIAFSSGLATLGRQWADLRTLRGLIREHAIDIVHANGARDHRVAMEAVAGLSRRPKLVFTKHNSKSSNTFGNAVRARWGTDRVIAVSEHTRQMLLDSPYRHCPIDVVRNGVDLQRFSPVAPADGAALRARWTLDPDALVLVSNAGTDGHKGWIDLARAIATLPEPLRGKVHMAVAGREPDPLLVAEVEQLGVAGQVHFAGLLEDIRPFVASGDAGFVLSYDVETISFACREMMAMGKPVMVSDYAGLPENITHGHNGWIVPVRNVAAIAAQVVALYEQRQTLPAVGQAARAHAVEAFGLETFSALTEACYLAVLGGAAD; the protein is encoded by the coding sequence ATGAAGATCCTCTACACCAACTTCCACGCCGGTGATGGCGGTGGGCACACCACCTACCTGGCGTCGCTGGCGCGCGCACTGTCGCCGCGCCATCAGCTGTTCATGGCCGCACCCGGCGGCAGCCGGATACTGCGGGTAGTGCGCCAGGAGCGCATCGCCGAGCCGGTGGAGATCGCCTTCAGCAGCGGCCTGGCCACGCTGGGCCGGCAGTGGGCAGACCTGCGCACGCTGCGCGGGCTGATCCGCGAGCACGCCATCGATATCGTGCATGCCAACGGCGCACGCGATCACCGGGTGGCCATGGAGGCCGTGGCGGGTCTGTCCCGGCGGCCCAAGCTGGTGTTCACCAAGCACAACAGCAAATCCAGCAACACCTTCGGCAATGCCGTGCGTGCGCGCTGGGGCACCGACCGGGTGATCGCCGTGTCCGAACACACCCGGCAGATGCTGCTGGACAGCCCGTACCGGCACTGCCCGATCGACGTGGTGCGCAACGGGGTGGACCTGCAGCGCTTTTCGCCGGTTGCGCCCGCCGATGGCGCGGCGCTGCGCGCGCGCTGGACGCTTGACCCGGATGCGCTGGTGCTGGTGAGCAACGCCGGCACCGATGGCCACAAGGGCTGGATCGATCTGGCCCGCGCCATCGCCACCCTGCCCGAGCCGCTGCGCGGCAAGGTGCACATGGCCGTGGCCGGACGCGAGCCCGACCCGCTTCTGGTGGCGGAAGTGGAACAGCTTGGCGTGGCCGGGCAGGTGCATTTTGCCGGGCTGCTGGAAGACATCCGCCCGTTCGTGGCCAGCGGCGATGCGGGCTTCGTGCTGTCCTACGATGTGGAAACCATCTCGTTTGCCTGCCGCGAAATGATGGCGATGGGCAAGCCGGTGATGGTCAGTGATTACGCGGGTTTGCCTGAGAACATCACGCATGGGCACAACGGCTGGATCGTGCCGGTGCGGAACGTGGCCGCCATTGCGGCCCAGGTGGTAGCGCTGTATGAGCAGCGGCAGACATTGCCGGCCGTTGGCCAGGCCGCGCGCGCGCATGCGGTGGAAGCGTTCGGGTTGGAGACGTTCAGTGCGTTGACTGAAGCTTGTTATTTGGCGGTGTTGGGTGGGGCAGCCGACTAG
- a CDS encoding O-antigen ligase family protein, producing MNNALPRTAGVHPVLAWVFTVALGLSPVLLMSTMDGGSAGYYGLVLLSFIVLAWVRRPAVGTVWCDNRREYLWMVAGMGVMLLGVLTSLAVHGIWKGSETEKAVRFLTVGLILAAALRMPRPVLAHAAFGLLAGIWYAVINVAWLVLSTGARPATRQFNAVTYGDLTLLFSVIAFLLLGLRITRFRRTEFALKLVSGIAGIGAFLATQTRGGLLAIPFFLFIALLVQGRRMNRFKVLAAALLLGLAGIIVASDASMRERIHLGVSEFDQCQVAHLSDTSVCIRLQLWSAAGHMIRSEPLFGVGGGDRFREELAQLADAKQVTPTVARDFGETHNDLLYFLATYGVLGGLGLVLLYIAPGWVFARRLRLGVTDRPTRLFAGAGLMICVGFAVFGLTEMMFRDMRTASFYATWIAFFLALSDPLRLRTPTDV from the coding sequence GTGAACAACGCGCTTCCCCGTACCGCCGGCGTCCACCCTGTCCTGGCCTGGGTGTTCACGGTCGCGCTTGGCCTGTCGCCGGTACTGCTGATGTCCACCATGGACGGCGGCAGCGCGGGCTATTACGGGCTGGTGCTGCTCAGCTTCATCGTGCTGGCCTGGGTGCGTCGCCCGGCCGTCGGCACCGTCTGGTGCGACAACCGCCGCGAGTACCTGTGGATGGTGGCAGGCATGGGCGTGATGCTGCTGGGCGTGCTGACCAGCCTTGCCGTGCATGGCATCTGGAAGGGATCGGAAACCGAAAAGGCGGTGCGTTTCCTCACCGTGGGCCTGATTCTCGCCGCCGCGTTGCGCATGCCGCGCCCTGTGCTGGCCCATGCCGCGTTCGGCCTGCTGGCCGGCATCTGGTATGCCGTGATCAACGTGGCTTGGCTGGTGCTGAGTACCGGTGCGCGCCCCGCGACCCGCCAGTTCAACGCCGTCACCTACGGCGACCTGACCCTGTTGTTCTCGGTGATCGCCTTCCTGTTGCTGGGCCTGCGCATCACCCGCTTCCGCCGCACCGAGTTCGCACTCAAGCTGGTCAGCGGCATCGCCGGTATCGGGGCGTTCCTGGCCACGCAGACCCGTGGCGGCCTGCTGGCCATTCCGTTTTTCCTGTTCATTGCGCTGCTGGTGCAGGGGCGCCGCATGAACCGCTTCAAGGTCCTGGCCGCTGCGCTGCTGCTGGGCCTGGCCGGCATCATCGTGGCCAGCGACGCCTCGATGCGCGAGCGCATCCACCTTGGCGTGAGCGAGTTCGACCAGTGCCAGGTGGCGCACCTCTCTGATACCTCGGTATGCATCCGCCTGCAGCTGTGGAGCGCGGCCGGCCATATGATCCGCAGCGAGCCGCTGTTCGGCGTGGGCGGCGGCGACCGCTTCCGCGAGGAGCTGGCGCAGCTCGCCGACGCCAAGCAGGTCACCCCGACCGTGGCGCGCGACTTCGGCGAAACCCACAACGACCTGCTGTACTTCCTGGCCACCTACGGCGTGCTGGGCGGGTTGGGCCTGGTACTGCTCTACATCGCGCCGGGCTGGGTGTTCGCCAGGCGCCTGCGGCTGGGCGTGACCGACCGGCCCACCCGCCTGTTCGCTGGTGCGGGCCTGATGATCTGCGTGGGCTTTGCGGTGTTCGGCCTGACCGAAATGATGTTCCGCGACATGCGCACCGCCTCGTTCTACGCCACCTGGATCGCCTTCTTCCTGGCCCTGTCCGACCCCCTGCGCCTGCGCACCCCAACCGACGTGTAG
- a CDS encoding ArnT family glycosyltransferase codes for MLKTRESREFWLLALMALLVLGAGLGMRDPWPSDEPRFALVAKQMVLSGDWLFPHRGTELYSDKPPMLMWLQATLYTLLRDWRVAFLLPTLLASLGTLACVYDLGRRLWTRKVGLYAAWALLFAVHFTFQAKKAQIDPLVVFFITLANYGLLRHLLCGPTWRWWWLGWFAAGLGVITKGVGVLALFMLVPALAAVAMGWPRVRLDLRNWRFWVGPLAFLAAIALWLVPMVLAATASGSAEYRAYMNDILFRQTAKRYAQSWDHHQPWWYFLATMPSMWVPAFLLVPWAIPAWWRRLRRHDPRYLLLLGWWLLIVLFFSIPHGKRDVYILPALPMFCLALAPLLPGLLRRRDVQWVLGGFALLLTVALLGIGVAMLGGEPSFERKLILERGIDTSVTAALGWVGIALGSWGVVSLVFSGARRFHLAVVSILAMAWVAYGLVGYPLFNDSSSARGLMYQVGQRIGPDAELGLVGWKEQNLLMSDRPVRTFGFKRRWYLQLQDGRAWQAQAPEQRWLLVQQAALLACVDRAQGERVGVANRRGWWLVPARAFAGPCQPSAVDLARIRREQGKEEGED; via the coding sequence ATGCTGAAAACACGCGAATCCCGGGAATTCTGGTTGCTTGCGCTGATGGCCCTGCTGGTACTGGGGGCAGGGCTGGGCATGCGCGATCCCTGGCCATCGGACGAACCGCGCTTTGCGCTGGTGGCCAAGCAGATGGTGCTCAGCGGGGACTGGCTGTTCCCGCACCGTGGCACCGAGCTGTACTCGGACAAGCCACCGATGCTGATGTGGCTGCAGGCCACGCTGTATACGTTGCTGCGCGACTGGCGGGTGGCGTTCCTGCTGCCGACCCTGCTGGCGTCGCTGGGCACGCTGGCCTGCGTGTATGACCTGGGGCGCCGGCTGTGGACCCGCAAGGTGGGCCTGTACGCCGCCTGGGCGCTGCTGTTTGCGGTGCACTTCACCTTCCAGGCAAAGAAGGCCCAGATCGATCCCCTCGTGGTGTTCTTCATCACCCTGGCCAACTACGGCCTGCTGCGCCACCTGCTGTGCGGGCCGACCTGGCGCTGGTGGTGGCTGGGCTGGTTCGCCGCCGGGCTGGGGGTGATCACCAAGGGCGTGGGCGTGCTGGCGCTGTTCATGCTGGTGCCGGCGCTGGCCGCCGTCGCCATGGGCTGGCCGCGCGTCCGGCTCGACCTGCGCAACTGGCGGTTCTGGGTGGGGCCGTTGGCCTTCCTGGCCGCCATTGCGCTGTGGCTGGTGCCGATGGTACTGGCCGCCACCGCCAGCGGCTCGGCCGAATACCGTGCGTACATGAACGACATCCTGTTCCGGCAGACCGCCAAGCGTTACGCGCAGTCCTGGGACCACCACCAGCCGTGGTGGTATTTCCTGGCCACCATGCCGTCCATGTGGGTCCCCGCGTTCCTGCTGGTGCCATGGGCGATCCCGGCCTGGTGGCGGCGCCTGCGCCGGCACGACCCGCGCTACCTGCTGCTGCTGGGCTGGTGGCTGCTGATCGTGCTGTTCTTCTCCATTCCGCACGGCAAGCGCGATGTCTACATCCTGCCGGCGCTGCCGATGTTCTGCCTGGCGCTGGCCCCGCTGCTGCCGGGCCTGCTGCGGCGGCGCGACGTGCAATGGGTGCTGGGCGGCTTCGCGCTCCTGCTTACCGTGGCGCTGCTGGGGATCGGCGTGGCCATGCTCGGCGGTGAGCCCAGCTTCGAGCGCAAGCTCATCCTTGAGCGCGGCATCGACACCTCGGTGACCGCCGCGCTGGGCTGGGTGGGCATCGCGCTGGGCAGCTGGGGCGTGGTCAGCCTGGTCTTCAGCGGTGCGCGTCGTTTCCACCTGGCGGTGGTGTCGATCCTGGCCATGGCATGGGTGGCTTACGGGCTGGTGGGCTACCCGCTGTTCAACGATTCCAGTTCGGCGCGCGGGCTGATGTACCAGGTGGGCCAGCGCATCGGCCCGGATGCCGAGCTGGGCCTGGTGGGCTGGAAGGAACAGAACCTGCTCATGTCCGACCGGCCGGTGCGCACCTTCGGCTTCAAGCGGCGCTGGTACCTGCAGCTGCAGGACGGCCGGGCATGGCAGGCACAGGCGCCCGAGCAGCGCTGGCTGCTCGTGCAGCAGGCCGCACTGCTGGCCTGCGTGGACCGGGCCCAGGGCGAGCGGGTGGGCGTGGCCAACCGGCGGGGCTGGTGGCTGGTACCGGCGCGTGCGTTCGCAGGGCCCTGCCAGCCCAGTGCCGTGGACCTGGCGCGGATACGCCGCGAACAGGGCAAGGAAGAGGGCGAGGACTGA
- the rsmB gene encoding 16S rRNA (cytosine(967)-C(5))-methyltransferase RsmB, producing MAQSRQNKPSPALSGLAPGVPTRVLAARVLAQVIGRGRSLKAELATALPTLDDSRDRALLEALCFAVLRRRTAYDAALAKWMQRPLSVREDELRALLLVGFAQLDALDLPAHAALSATVDAARALGKERQAGMVNALLRRAQRDGIPALPAREAFPQWMAEQIEQDWPDQAEDVFAASLQPAPLWLRVNRQHGSRDVMLERLQAAGIAAEASALGSDAIRLPVPVAVSALPGFSDGALSVQDLSAQQVADALAVPKGARVLDACAAPGGKSAHLLERDPSLRLLALDIDARRLKRISETFARTGVGEHAQVRAADATDPASWWDGQPFDVILLDAPCSATGIIRRQPDVLLHRRATDIPALVALQARLLDACFGMLAPGGTLLYATCSILREENQFQIEAFLQRTRGAGFLPLGDAYGHDSWAGRQRLPGEQGADGFFYARLLKKG from the coding sequence ATGGCCCAGTCCCGCCAGAACAAACCGTCCCCCGCGCTGTCCGGCCTGGCCCCGGGCGTACCCACCCGCGTGCTCGCCGCCCGTGTGCTGGCCCAGGTGATCGGCCGTGGGCGCTCGCTCAAGGCCGAACTGGCCACCGCGCTGCCTACGCTGGACGACAGCCGCGACCGCGCCCTGCTCGAAGCGTTGTGCTTTGCCGTGCTGCGCCGGCGCACCGCCTATGACGCCGCCCTGGCGAAATGGATGCAGCGCCCGCTCAGCGTGCGCGAGGACGAACTGCGCGCGCTGCTGCTGGTCGGCTTTGCCCAGCTCGATGCGCTCGACCTGCCGGCGCATGCCGCACTTTCGGCCACGGTCGACGCCGCCCGCGCGCTGGGCAAGGAGCGCCAGGCCGGAATGGTCAATGCATTGCTGCGCCGCGCCCAGCGCGATGGCATTCCAGCGCTGCCGGCGCGCGAGGCCTTCCCGCAGTGGATGGCCGAACAGATCGAACAGGACTGGCCCGACCAGGCCGAGGACGTTTTTGCCGCCAGCCTGCAGCCGGCGCCGTTGTGGCTGCGGGTCAACCGCCAGCACGGCAGTCGCGATGTGATGCTGGAGCGGCTGCAAGCGGCCGGCATCGCCGCCGAGGCCAGCGCGCTGGGCAGCGATGCGATCCGCCTGCCGGTACCGGTGGCCGTCTCCGCGTTGCCAGGCTTCAGCGATGGCGCGTTGTCGGTGCAGGACCTGTCGGCCCAGCAGGTGGCGGATGCGCTGGCCGTGCCCAAGGGCGCGCGCGTGCTTGACGCCTGCGCCGCGCCGGGCGGCAAGTCCGCGCACCTGCTCGAGCGCGACCCGAGCCTGCGGCTGCTGGCGCTGGATATCGATGCGCGCCGGCTCAAGCGCATCAGCGAGACCTTCGCGCGCACCGGCGTGGGCGAACACGCCCAGGTGCGTGCGGCCGATGCCACCGATCCGGCCAGCTGGTGGGACGGGCAGCCTTTTGATGTGATCCTGCTCGATGCGCCGTGCTCGGCCACCGGCATCATCCGCCGCCAGCCGGACGTGCTGCTGCACCGCCGCGCTACCGATATTCCGGCGCTGGTGGCGTTGCAGGCGCGCCTGCTCGATGCCTGCTTCGGCATGCTCGCCCCGGGCGGCACCCTGTTGTATGCGACATGCTCGATCCTGCGCGAGGAAAACCAGTTCCAGATCGAGGCCTTCCTGCAGCGCACCCGCGGCGCGGGGTTCCTGCCACTGGGTGACGCTTACGGCCATGACTCCTGGGCCGGGCGCCAGCGCCTGCCCGGGGAACAGGGTGCTGACGGCTTCTTCTATGCACGTCTGCTAAAGAAAGGGTAA